In Cyanobacteria bacterium GSL.Bin1, the following are encoded in one genomic region:
- a CDS encoding thiamine phosphate synthase: protein MTETKPAFSPDQQATYRILDANLDRAREGIRIIEEWCRFALDNPTLAQTCKAMRQTLAKWHTEAIRSARNTPDDCGTTLTHPQEERRDSAQQVLHINLARTQEALRVLEEYGKLYHLEMGSHCKQLRYQIYTLESHLFAQSPHGKLKAAQLYLVTSPTPNLVTIVEAALKGGLPLVQYRNKEADDSVQINEGKKLCELCHQYGALFLMNDRADLALAVGADGVHLGQQDLPIAVARQIMGPNKIIGRSTTNPLEMASAIAQGADYVGVGPVYKTPTKPGKAPAGLDYVRYAAKHCPLPWFAIGGINTDNIQSVIQAQAHGVAVVRALMSATDPEKTTENLLLSFKDSPHHA, encoded by the coding sequence ATGACTGAAACGAAACCCGCCTTTTCTCCTGATCAGCAAGCAACTTACCGCATTTTAGATGCCAACTTGGATCGCGCTCGCGAAGGCATCCGGATTATTGAAGAATGGTGCCGTTTTGCTTTAGACAATCCTACCTTGGCACAAACTTGTAAAGCAATGCGTCAAACTTTGGCCAAGTGGCATACCGAAGCAATCCGTTCGGCTCGCAATACGCCGGATGACTGTGGAACAACGCTCACCCATCCCCAAGAAGAAAGGCGAGACAGCGCGCAACAAGTCCTACATATTAACCTTGCACGAACCCAAGAAGCCTTGCGCGTGTTGGAAGAATACGGCAAACTCTATCATCTAGAAATGGGCAGTCATTGCAAACAACTGCGTTACCAAATCTATACCCTCGAAAGTCATCTGTTTGCTCAATCTCCCCACGGGAAACTTAAAGCAGCCCAACTCTACCTCGTCACTTCGCCAACCCCCAATCTCGTGACGATTGTGGAAGCAGCTCTGAAAGGGGGGTTGCCTTTGGTGCAATACCGCAATAAAGAGGCTGATGATAGTGTGCAAATTAATGAAGGGAAAAAACTCTGCGAGCTTTGTCATCAATATGGGGCACTCTTTTTAATGAACGATCGCGCTGATTTAGCCCTTGCGGTTGGCGCAGATGGCGTTCATCTCGGACAACAAGATCTCCCCATTGCCGTTGCTCGTCAAATTATGGGACCGAATAAAATTATTGGCCGTTCCACAACGAATCCGCTTGAGATGGCGAGCGCGATCGCGCAAGGAGCCGATTATGTGGGGGTAGGACCGGTTTACAAAACACCAACTAAACCGGGTAAAGCCCCTGCTGGCTTGGATTATGTGCGCTATGCTGCCAAGCATTGTCCTCTCCCTTGGTTTGCCATTGGGGGCATCAATACTGATAACATTCAAAGCGTTATCCAAGCCCAAGCGCACGGGGTTGCTGTCGTTCGTGCCCTGATGTCAGCAACGGATCCCGAAAAAACCACAGAAAATCTTTTGTTATCGTTTAAAGATTCCCCTCACCATGCCTAA
- the thiS gene encoding thiamine biosynthesis protein ThiS: MPNDTITLTVNGDPVTCASQMPVIEVITQLNYNPRLVAVEYNGEILHRQHWSETVVEDGDKLEIVTIVGGGSCQN, encoded by the coding sequence ATGCCTAACGACACCATTACCCTCACCGTCAACGGCGATCCGGTTACTTGTGCCTCACAAATGCCAGTGATTGAAGTGATTACCCAATTGAACTATAATCCTCGTCTGGTTGCTGTGGAATATAACGGAGAAATTTTGCACCGTCAGCACTGGTCAGAAACTGTCGTTGAGGACGGAGACAAATTGGAAATTGTAACCATTGTCGGTGGTGGTTCTTGCCAAAATTGA
- a CDS encoding DUF1517 domain-containing protein, whose amino-acid sequence MFQNISWKRFLKSFFLVALAFIFVFSDVSGALAARSGGRIGGGGFRAPSRSAPAPRGGSRPGGGIGFPFLLPFFGFGGFGSIFTILIFFAIANFLVRSFQNAGFGGGDGTATANPKVTVSKVQVGLLSDAKDLQKELNDLAQRADTGTAAGRAMVLQEATLSLLRHPEYWVYGKTEANVSQMDAAESQFNRFALSERSKYSEETLSNVEGMSRQEQSEGSSSETPAEYMVVTILAGVQGKLDLPNTNSADDIRQALRQLGSTGSENLLAVEVIWTPQAEEDTLSNDDLLAAYPDLKRL is encoded by the coding sequence ATGTTCCAGAACATTTCGTGGAAACGTTTCCTCAAATCGTTTTTTCTTGTTGCCCTAGCGTTCATCTTTGTTTTTAGTGATGTCAGTGGTGCTTTAGCGGCTCGTAGTGGCGGGCGAATTGGTGGCGGCGGTTTTCGCGCCCCGAGTCGCAGTGCGCCTGCGCCAAGAGGCGGGAGTCGTCCTGGTGGCGGTATTGGCTTTCCGTTCCTGTTGCCGTTCTTTGGCTTCGGCGGTTTTGGCAGTATTTTCACCATTCTCATTTTCTTTGCCATTGCCAACTTCTTAGTTAGAAGCTTCCAGAATGCGGGTTTTGGCGGTGGCGATGGCACGGCAACTGCTAATCCGAAAGTGACGGTCTCAAAAGTACAAGTGGGATTATTATCCGATGCCAAAGACTTGCAAAAAGAGTTAAATGACCTGGCGCAACGGGCTGATACAGGTACTGCTGCCGGTCGGGCCATGGTTTTACAAGAAGCCACCCTTTCTCTATTGCGTCATCCCGAATATTGGGTCTATGGAAAAACGGAAGCAAATGTGTCCCAGATGGACGCAGCAGAATCGCAGTTCAACCGCTTTGCCCTTTCCGAACGCAGTAAGTATAGTGAAGAAACCCTCTCGAATGTGGAAGGAATGTCGAGACAAGAGCAAAGTGAGGGCAGTTCTAGTGAAACCCCAGCAGAATATATGGTCGTTACGATCCTTGCTGGTGTCCAAGGAAAACTCGATCTGCCTAACACCAACAGTGCAGATGATATTCGTCAGGCCTTGCGCCAATTAGGGAGCACCGGCAGTGAAAATCTCTTAGCCGTCGAAGTCATTTGGACGCCCCAAGCAGAAGAGGATACCCTCTCCAATGATGACCTCTTAGCTGCCTATCCGGACTTAAAACGTCTATAA